The genomic stretch CCTCCGCGCCATCCAGGACGTCTCGTTCACCGCCGCGCGGGGAGAGATCCTCGGCCTCCTCGGGCCGAACGGCGCGGGCAAGACGACGACGATGCGCATCATCACCGGCTACATGCCGGCGACCGAAGGGACCGCCGCCGTGGAAGGATTCGACGTCACGAACGAAGCCCGGGAGGCGCGCCGGCGCATCGGCTACCTGCCGGAGAATCCGCCGCTCTATCACGAAATGACCGTAAGCTCCTATTTAAAGTTCGTCGGGCGCATCAAAGGGGTGCGGAGGAGCGAGCTCCCGAGCGCTCTGGAGCGAGTCTTGGAAAAATGCTTTCTCACCGACGTGGCCGCGCGCATCGTGGGCCGGTTATCCAAAGGCTATCGGCAGCGCGTCGGCCTCGCCGGGGCGCTGATCCATGACCCGCCGGTGCTGATCCTCGACGAGCCCACGATCGGTCTCGACCCCAAACAGATCATCGAGATCCGCGGCCTGATCAAAGAGCTCGCCGCCGACCGAACCGTCATCCTCTCGACGCACATCCTGCCGGAGGTTTCGCAGATCTGCAGCAAGGTCGTCATCATCAACGAAGGCAGGGTCGTGGTGGAGAAAAATTTGGCAGAGCTGGCCCAGGGCGCGAGCCTGGAAGAGGTTTTTCTGCGCTACATCTCCAAAGAAGCCGAAGAAAAAGATGCGGACGCCGCGAGCGCGGCCCCGACGGCGTCTTAAAACCGTACCGCGATGCGCAATATATTGACCATCACCGGAAAAGAGATCCGATCTCTTTTCGTTTCCCCGATCGCTTACGTGGTGCTCACCGGCTTCCTGCTTTTGGGCGGCTGGTTTTTCTTTAATCTGCTCTTCCGCTTCAGCTCCGCGGTCAACTTCTACACCGGCATGCAAAATATCGACGGCCTGCAGAGCTTGAATCTGAACGACTACGTGATCGCGCCGCTCTTGCACAATCTCACGATCGTGCTCGTGATCATGATCCCGATCATCACCATGCGCGCGTTCGCGGAAGAAAAGAAAAGCGGAACCTACGAGCTGCTTCTGACCTCGCCGCTCAGGGTGACGGAGATCGTTTTGGGCAAGCTCGTCGGCGCCCTCGCCTTCGTCGCCATCATGATCCTCTTGACGGCGATTTACCCGGGGATTCTCTTACTCTACGGAAATCCGGAGCTCGGAGTCGTGGCCGCCGGTTATCTCGGACTCTTTCTGCTCGCCGCAGTTTTCGTTTCGGTGGGGCTCTTGACCTCGTCGCTGACGGAGAACCAGATCGTCGCCGCCGTCATCTGCTTCGTCATCCTGCTGCTCCTCTACGTCATCTCCTGGCCGGCGGAAACGGCCGGAGCTCCTCTGGGAGGCCTGCTCAAGTATCTGTCGGTCACGGAGCATTTCGGCGAGATGGTCAAGGGGCTGATCGACACCCGGGACGTCGTTTACTTTCTCAGCCTCATCGTTCTGAGCCTTTTTCTCACCCATCGCGCCGTGGAGACCTCGCGCCAGAGTTGAGCGAATCCCGATGAGAAAGTTCCTGCAGATTTCCGGAATTTCCGGCCTCGTGCTGACCGCCTTCGGCCTGGTCGCCTTTTTTTTCACCGGCGACGCCACGGACCTCTATGTCCTGATCCACCTGGCGCTCGGCGTCCTGTGTCTCCTGGTCTACCTCGTCACTCAGGGAGGCCAATTGATCGCATCGATGCGCCGCCGCTCGACGCGCTACGGCCTGCACGCGACGCTCTATTCGTTGATTCTCATAGGCGTTCTGATTCTCGTCAACTTCCTGAGCACGCGCTACCATCAGCGCTGGGATCTGACCGAGGCAAAAGTGTTCAGCCTCTCGCCGCAGACGATCAAAGTGCTCGGCCAGCTCGCCCAGGATTTGGAGATTTACGGTTTTTTTGAAAAAGGCGAAAATCCCAAGGTGACCGATCTCATCAAGAGCTACGCGTATCATTCGCCGCGGGTCAAATTCACCGCGGTCGATCCCGACCGTCACCCGGAGAAGACCAAGCAGTTCAAGATCCAGCAGGTGAACACGCTGCATTTGAGCTATGGACAGGAAACCACGAACATCACCGACGGCACCGAAGAGGCGATCACCAACGCCATCAGCAAGCTCACCAAGCCGACCAAGAAGAACGTCCTGTTCCTGACCGGCCACGGCGAGCCCAAGCTCGACGACAAGGAAAGCCCGCAGGGATACGCCGCCGCCAAAGCCGCTTTGGAGAACGAAAATTATCAGGTGAAGGAGTTGCTCCTCTCGACGCAGGAAAAAGTCCCGCCGGAGACCTCGCTGCTGATCGTCGCCGCCCCGGAAAAACCGCTCCTGGAGCACGAGACCGCGGCGATCGACGCCTATTTGAAAAGCGGCGGGCGGCTCCTGGCGCTGCTCCCCTCGCCCGGCGGCGACAGCCTCAAAAGTTTTCTCGGCGGCTGGGGCGTGGAAGTAGGCGACGATATCGTCGTCGACCAGCAGATCCGGCTGTTCGCCGGACCGACGCTCGGAGTCGAGCCGATCGCGGAGACTTACAACCTCTCCCACCCGATCACGCGCGAGTTCAAGGAGCGGACACTTTTTCCTCTCGTCCGTTCCGTCGAGCCGGCCAAGAAGGACGGAATTGAGGCGATCTCATTGGTCCAGACCGGCGCGACGAGCTGGGCGGAGAAAGATCTCGCCGGCATCTTCAAACAAGGAAGAGCCGCCCTGGGGTCGGAAGACAAGAAAGGGCCCATTTCGGTCGCCGTCGCGGTCACCGCCACGCTCAAAAATCTCGGCATCGAGAAGGAAGGCGAAGCCAAGGTCGTCGCGGTCGGGAGCGCCGCCTTCGCCAACAACCGGTACACCAATATTTTTTTCAACCGGGATTTTTTCCTCAACGCGGCGAACTGGCTGGTCGGACAGGAAGAGATGATCTCCATCCGGCCGCGCTCGATCCGCTCCTCGCGCTTCCAGCTCACCGAAGGCGAAGGCGCGGCGATTTTCTATCTTTCGTTTCTGATCCTGCCGGAAATCCTCCTCATCATCGGCCTCGCCGTATGGTGGCGGAGAAGATAAAAACGTGCGGCGGCTGAACACGCTCATCTTGGCCGTCCTCTTGATCGCTCTCGGCGGTTACGTTTATTTCTTCGAGCTTGCCAAGGACGAAAAAGGGAAATCCGAGAGACTAATCAACTTCAAGAGCGACGAACTAACGGGGATCGACCTCGCCTATCCCAAGCGGGCGCTCCAACTGCAAAAAGATCCTTCAGGCAAATG from Candidatus Binatia bacterium encodes the following:
- a CDS encoding ABC transporter permease, with translation MRNILTITGKEIRSLFVSPIAYVVLTGFLLLGGWFFFNLLFRFSSAVNFYTGMQNIDGLQSLNLNDYVIAPLLHNLTIVLVIMIPIITMRAFAEEKKSGTYELLLTSPLRVTEIVLGKLVGALAFVAIMILLTAIYPGILLLYGNPELGVVAAGYLGLFLLAAVFVSVGLLTSSLTENQIVAAVICFVILLLLYVISWPAETAGAPLGGLLKYLSVTEHFGEMVKGLIDTRDVVYFLSLIVLSLFLTHRAVETSRQS
- a CDS encoding Gldg family protein; translated protein: MRKFLQISGISGLVLTAFGLVAFFFTGDATDLYVLIHLALGVLCLLVYLVTQGGQLIASMRRRSTRYGLHATLYSLILIGVLILVNFLSTRYHQRWDLTEAKVFSLSPQTIKVLGQLAQDLEIYGFFEKGENPKVTDLIKSYAYHSPRVKFTAVDPDRHPEKTKQFKIQQVNTLHLSYGQETTNITDGTEEAITNAISKLTKPTKKNVLFLTGHGEPKLDDKESPQGYAAAKAALENENYQVKELLLSTQEKVPPETSLLIVAAPEKPLLEHETAAIDAYLKSGGRLLALLPSPGGDSLKSFLGGWGVEVGDDIVVDQQIRLFAGPTLGVEPIAETYNLSHPITREFKERTLFPLVRSVEPAKKDGIEAISLVQTGATSWAEKDLAGIFKQGRAALGSEDKKGPISVAVAVTATLKNLGIEKEGEAKVVAVGSAAFANNRYTNIFFNRDFFLNAANWLVGQEEMISIRPRSIRSSRFQLTEGEGAAIFYLSFLILPEILLIIGLAVWWRRR